A single genomic interval of Drosophila virilis strain 15010-1051.87 chromosome 2, Dvir_AGI_RSII-ME, whole genome shotgun sequence harbors:
- the Esyt2 gene encoding extended synaptotagmin-2-B isoform X6, with amino-acid sequence MLSDKNAAESSTPLADFIVPPDPERVEEPIVPLAQLPKMTETTALPSIATPTATPAATSTATPTTANGNTTVARSRSSDEDGIFSVLYSVGKKVAIVGSIYLVGYMGWSVAWLIAPVILSVARDQLAKTSAKKRDIAKASALANEKDVILARIDELPAWVYFPDVERAEWLNKILKQVWPNANHFARSLVKETIEPNVALALSQYKMHGFRFDRIILGTIPPRIGGVKIYDKNVDRNEIIMDLDLFYASDCDINFYLGGMKGGIKDFQIHGWVRVVMKPLIRSMPLVGGLQIFFLNNPNIDFNLVGVIDFMDMPGLSDLLRRIIVEQIGNVMVLPNKLPISLSEEVSAVALKMPEPEGLLRIHVVEAKNLMKKDISVLGKGKSDPYAIINVGAQEFRTQIIDNNVNPKWDYWCESVVAVAHRLLHATKHTHTNTHPIPINFIWRRILFFQIHF; translated from the exons ATGCTGAg CGATAAGAACGCAGCTGAGTCGAGCACGCCTCTGGCCGATTTCATTGTGCCACCGGATCCGGAGCGGGTGGAGGAGCCAATCGTGCCGCTGGCACAGCTGCCCAAAATGACTGAAACGACCGCATTACCCTcaattgccacgcccacggcAACACCAGCAGCCACAAGCACAGCGACACCAACAACTGCAAATGGCAACACAACTGTGGCCAGGAGCCGCTCCAGCGATGAGGACGGCATCTTCTCGGTGCTCTACTCAGTGGGCAAGAAGGTGGCCATTGTGGGCTCCATATATCTGGTCGGATATATGGGCTGGTCTGTGGCCTGGCTTATAGCGCCAGTCATTTTGTCCGTGGCCCGCGATCAGCTGGCGAAGACATCAGCGAAGAAGCGCGACATTGCCAAGGCATCGGCGCTGGCCAACGAGAAGGATGTGATCCTGGCACGAATCGACGAGCTGCCCGCCTGGGTATACTTTCCCGATGTTGAACGCGCCGAGTGGTTAAATAAG ATTCTGAAGCAGGTGTGGCCCAATGCCAACCATTTTGCCCGCTCGCTGGTCAAGGAGACGATTGAGCCAAATGTGGCTTTGGCCCTGTCGCAGTACAAGATGCACGGCTTCCGCTTCGATCGGATCATATTGGGCACAATACCGCCGCGCATTGGTGGCGTGAAGATCTACGATAAGAACGTGGACCGAAATGAGATTATAATGGACCTGGACTTATTTTATGCCAGCGATTGCGATATTAACTTCTACCTAGGTGGCATGAAGGGCGGCATTAAGGATTTCCAGATACACGGCTGGGTGCGCGTTGTGATGAAGCCCCTGATACGCTCCATGCCGCTGGTGGGCGGACTCCAGATATTCTTCCTAAACAATCCCAATATTGATTTCAATCTGGTGGGTGTGATTGACTTTATGGACATGCCCGGACTCTCCGATCTGTTGCGTCGCATCATTGTCGAGCAGATTGGCAATGTGATGGTGCTGCCCAACAAGCTGCCGATATCCCTCAGCGAGGAGGTCTCCGCAGTGGCGCTCAAAATGCCCGAGCCTGAG GGTCTGTTGCGTATACACGTCGTGGAGGCAAAGAATCTGATGAAGAAGGACATCAGTGTGCTCGGCAAGGGCAAATCGGATCCGTACGCCATTATCAATGTGGGCGCACAGGAGTTCAGGACGCAGATCATTGATAATAATGTGAATCCCAAATGGGATTATTGGTGTGAG tctgttgttgccgttgcccaTCGATTGCTGCATGCTacaaaacacacgcacacaaacacacacccaatacccataaattttatatggcgtagaattttgttttttcaaattcatttttaa
- the Esyt2 gene encoding extended synaptotagmin-2-B isoform X5 encodes MLSDKNAAESSTPLADFIVPPDPERVEEPIVPLAQLPKMTETTALPSIATPTATPAATSTATPTTANGNTTVARSRSSDEDGIFSVLYSVGKKVAIVGSIYLVGYMGWSVAWLIAPVILSVARDQLAKTSAKKRDIAKASALANEKDVILARIDELPAWVYFPDVERAEWLNKILKQVWPNANHFARSLVKETIEPNVALALSQYKMHGFRFDRIILGTIPPRIGGVKIYDKNVDRNEIIMDLDLFYASDCDINFYLGGMKGGIKDFQIHGWVRVVMKPLIRSMPLVGGLQIFFLNNPNIDFNLVGVIDFMDMPGLSDLLRRIIVEQIGNVMVLPNKLPISLSEEVSAVALKMPEPEGLLRIHVVEAKNLMKKDISVLGKGKSDPYAIINVGAQEFRTQIIDNNVNPKWDYWCEAPVFIEMGQWVDILLKDSDDSKKDENLGRRVFLPPSTTWLVFLCGTMIKVCQAYRPMMYWAGCG; translated from the exons ATGCTGAg CGATAAGAACGCAGCTGAGTCGAGCACGCCTCTGGCCGATTTCATTGTGCCACCGGATCCGGAGCGGGTGGAGGAGCCAATCGTGCCGCTGGCACAGCTGCCCAAAATGACTGAAACGACCGCATTACCCTcaattgccacgcccacggcAACACCAGCAGCCACAAGCACAGCGACACCAACAACTGCAAATGGCAACACAACTGTGGCCAGGAGCCGCTCCAGCGATGAGGACGGCATCTTCTCGGTGCTCTACTCAGTGGGCAAGAAGGTGGCCATTGTGGGCTCCATATATCTGGTCGGATATATGGGCTGGTCTGTGGCCTGGCTTATAGCGCCAGTCATTTTGTCCGTGGCCCGCGATCAGCTGGCGAAGACATCAGCGAAGAAGCGCGACATTGCCAAGGCATCGGCGCTGGCCAACGAGAAGGATGTGATCCTGGCACGAATCGACGAGCTGCCCGCCTGGGTATACTTTCCCGATGTTGAACGCGCCGAGTGGTTAAATAAG ATTCTGAAGCAGGTGTGGCCCAATGCCAACCATTTTGCCCGCTCGCTGGTCAAGGAGACGATTGAGCCAAATGTGGCTTTGGCCCTGTCGCAGTACAAGATGCACGGCTTCCGCTTCGATCGGATCATATTGGGCACAATACCGCCGCGCATTGGTGGCGTGAAGATCTACGATAAGAACGTGGACCGAAATGAGATTATAATGGACCTGGACTTATTTTATGCCAGCGATTGCGATATTAACTTCTACCTAGGTGGCATGAAGGGCGGCATTAAGGATTTCCAGATACACGGCTGGGTGCGCGTTGTGATGAAGCCCCTGATACGCTCCATGCCGCTGGTGGGCGGACTCCAGATATTCTTCCTAAACAATCCCAATATTGATTTCAATCTGGTGGGTGTGATTGACTTTATGGACATGCCCGGACTCTCCGATCTGTTGCGTCGCATCATTGTCGAGCAGATTGGCAATGTGATGGTGCTGCCCAACAAGCTGCCGATATCCCTCAGCGAGGAGGTCTCCGCAGTGGCGCTCAAAATGCCCGAGCCTGAG GGTCTGTTGCGTATACACGTCGTGGAGGCAAAGAATCTGATGAAGAAGGACATCAGTGTGCTCGGCAAGGGCAAATCGGATCCGTACGCCATTATCAATGTGGGCGCACAGGAGTTCAGGACGCAGATCATTGATAATAATGTGAATCCCAAATGGGATTATTGGTGTGAG GCGCcagtttttattgaaatggGTCAATGGGTCGACATACTATTGAAGGATTCGGATGATTCCAAAAAAGACGAGAACCTCGGCAG GCGTGTATTTTTACCACCATCAACCACTTGGTTGGTTTTTCTTTGTGGGACTATGATCAAAGTATGCCAGGCGTACAGGCCGATGATGTATTGGGCAG